A portion of the Stigmatella aurantiaca DW4/3-1 genome contains these proteins:
- the cysQ gene encoding 3'(2'),5'-bisphosphate nucleotidase CysQ, giving the protein MPQVDEGLVTAVCRVAQEAGRATLAFHGGAVPFERKVDNSPLTAADRAAHGIIVEALRRLTPHLPVLSEESSEQEAAGRLAWDTFWLVDPLDGTKEFIKGSGEFTVNIALISGAGPVLGVVHVPVTGVTYWGRPGQGAFKAQAGQPPVALHSRPADLERLVIVASKDHAGPRVEALLRRLGTASTAHLGSSLKFCLIAEGQADFYPRLQPTNEWDTAAAQCVLEAAGGGVTDLEGRRLAYNKPQILNPSFLAFGDPRHDWRALLGD; this is encoded by the coding sequence ATGCCACAGGTCGATGAAGGACTGGTCACCGCTGTGTGCCGCGTGGCCCAGGAGGCAGGCCGCGCCACGCTCGCCTTTCACGGAGGCGCCGTCCCTTTCGAACGGAAGGTGGACAACTCCCCCTTGACCGCGGCGGACCGGGCGGCCCACGGCATCATCGTCGAGGCACTGCGGCGGCTGACGCCCCACCTCCCCGTTCTCTCCGAGGAGTCCAGCGAGCAGGAAGCGGCCGGGCGGCTCGCCTGGGACACCTTTTGGTTGGTGGATCCCCTGGATGGCACCAAGGAGTTCATCAAGGGCAGCGGCGAGTTCACGGTCAACATCGCCCTCATCTCCGGCGCCGGGCCCGTGCTGGGGGTGGTGCACGTGCCCGTCACCGGGGTGACGTACTGGGGGCGCCCGGGTCAAGGCGCCTTCAAGGCCCAGGCCGGCCAGCCTCCCGTGGCGTTGCATTCCCGCCCGGCGGACCTGGAACGGCTCGTCATCGTGGCGAGCAAGGATCACGCGGGCCCCCGCGTGGAGGCGCTGCTGCGCCGACTCGGCACGGCGAGCACCGCCCACCTGGGCAGTTCCCTCAAGTTCTGTCTCATCGCCGAGGGCCAGGCGGACTTCTACCCCCGCCTCCAGCCCACCAATGAGTGGGACACCGCCGCGGCGCAGTGCGTCCTGGAGGCCGCCGGGGGCGGTGTGACGGATCTCGAGGGACGGCGGCTCGCCTACAACAAGCCGCAGATCCTCAACCCCTCCTTCCTGGCCTTCGGAGATCCCCGCCACGACTGGCGGGCCCTGCTGGGCGATTGA
- a CDS encoding catalase codes for MANGNKKEGTPGEGPPRTREPSKEVPLTTRQGHPIHDNQNTRSVNSRGPLVLEDYPFLEKLTHFDRERIPERVVHARGAGAHGVFEAYGMAADEPVSRYTRARLFQTPGQKTPVFARFSSVIHGGHSPETLRDPRGFAVKFYTEQGNWDLVGNNLKVFFIRDPIKFPDLVHAFKPDPVTNRQDPNRLMDFCSLSPETTHMLTWLFSPWGIPASYREMQGSGVNTYKWVNTEGTSFLVKYHWRPLQKVRNLTQQQAEAIQAKDFNHATTDLYEAIARGDFPRWELQVQLMTDGDHPELNWDPLDATKLWPEEQFPLRSVGVMTLDRNPVNYFAEVEQVAFGTGVLVDGLDFSDDKLLQGRTFSYSDTQRHRVGPNYLQLPINMPRVPVATNQRDGQMTYRVDGHEAGVNPHINYEPSSRNGLRQQERMGPPPRPYVQGHVGRQPLSRPNNFQQAGERYRTLEDWERDDLISNLVSALSQCNPDIQERMVDHFTQADPEYGRRVSAGLSKAARH; via the coding sequence ATGGCGAACGGAAACAAGAAGGAGGGAACTCCTGGCGAGGGGCCCCCCCGGACCCGGGAGCCCAGCAAGGAAGTCCCGCTCACCACGCGGCAGGGCCACCCCATCCACGACAACCAGAACACCCGCAGCGTCAACAGCCGCGGCCCCCTGGTGCTCGAGGACTATCCGTTCCTGGAGAAGCTCACCCACTTCGACCGCGAGCGCATCCCGGAGCGCGTCGTCCATGCCCGGGGCGCCGGGGCCCATGGCGTCTTCGAGGCCTACGGCATGGCCGCCGATGAGCCCGTGTCCCGGTATACCCGGGCCCGGCTGTTCCAGACGCCGGGCCAGAAGACGCCGGTCTTCGCGCGCTTCTCCAGCGTCATCCACGGAGGCCACTCCCCGGAGACGCTGAGGGATCCCCGCGGCTTCGCCGTCAAGTTCTATACGGAGCAGGGCAATTGGGATCTCGTCGGCAACAACCTGAAGGTCTTCTTCATCCGCGACCCCATCAAGTTCCCGGACCTGGTGCACGCCTTCAAACCGGATCCGGTCACGAACCGCCAGGATCCCAACCGGCTGATGGACTTCTGCAGCCTGTCCCCGGAGACCACCCACATGCTGACCTGGCTGTTCAGCCCCTGGGGCATTCCGGCCAGCTACCGCGAGATGCAAGGCTCGGGGGTGAACACCTACAAATGGGTGAACACCGAGGGCACGAGCTTCCTGGTGAAGTACCACTGGCGCCCGCTCCAGAAGGTTCGCAACCTCACGCAGCAGCAGGCCGAGGCCATCCAGGCCAAGGACTTCAACCACGCCACCACGGACCTGTACGAGGCGATCGCCCGCGGGGACTTTCCCCGGTGGGAGCTCCAAGTGCAGCTCATGACCGATGGAGACCATCCCGAGCTGAACTGGGACCCGCTCGATGCCACCAAGCTGTGGCCCGAAGAGCAGTTCCCGCTGCGTTCCGTGGGCGTGATGACGCTCGACCGCAACCCGGTGAACTACTTCGCCGAGGTGGAGCAGGTGGCCTTCGGCACGGGCGTGCTGGTGGATGGGCTCGACTTCTCCGACGACAAGCTGCTCCAGGGACGAACCTTCAGCTACTCCGACACCCAGCGCCACCGGGTGGGGCCCAACTACCTGCAACTGCCCATCAACATGCCCCGGGTCCCCGTCGCCACGAACCAGCGCGATGGCCAGATGACCTACCGGGTGGACGGCCATGAGGCGGGCGTCAACCCACACATCAATTATGAGCCCTCCAGCCGCAATGGCTTGCGGCAACAGGAGCGCATGGGCCCGCCCCCCCGGCCCTACGTCCAGGGCCACGTGGGCCGGCAACCCCTCTCTCGCCCCAACAACTTCCAGCAGGCCGGCGAGCGCTACCGGACCCTGGAGGACTGGGAGCGCGACGACCTCATCTCCAACCTCGTCAGCGCCCTGTCGCAGTGCAACCCCGACATCCAGGAGCGCATGGTGGACCACTTCACCCAGGCAGACCCGGAATACGGCCGGCGGGTCTCGGCGGGGTTGAGCAAGGCGGCACGGCACTGA
- a CDS encoding alpha/beta fold hydrolase: protein MDSFLWKRNNVKVLGSGEETLLFAHGFGSDQSAWRYQAEAFQRRYRVVLFDHVGCGRSDYNAYSSRRYRSLRGYAEDVLELCDELKITQCTLVGHSVSGMVGTLAAVMDPSRFRHLVFVKASPRYLNDAAQGYVGGFEQSEIDALYESMSASFVSWASGFAAAAMGNPERPELTQEFIRTLSSMRPDIARSIARIIFQSDHREDLTRLQTPTLILQAGEDFAVPDSVAQYMARTIPQATLVSISASGHLPHLSAPQAVNQALDAYLRSAAA from the coding sequence ATGGATTCGTTCCTCTGGAAGCGCAACAACGTGAAGGTGCTCGGCAGTGGGGAGGAGACGCTTCTCTTCGCCCATGGTTTTGGCTCGGATCAGAGCGCCTGGCGCTACCAGGCGGAGGCCTTCCAGCGCCGGTACCGCGTCGTCCTCTTCGATCACGTGGGCTGTGGCCGGTCCGACTACAACGCCTACTCCTCGCGCCGCTACCGCAGCCTCCGGGGCTATGCGGAGGATGTGCTGGAGCTGTGTGACGAGCTGAAAATCACCCAGTGCACCTTGGTGGGCCATTCGGTCAGCGGCATGGTGGGGACGCTGGCGGCGGTGATGGACCCCTCGCGCTTCCGGCACCTCGTGTTCGTGAAGGCCTCGCCGCGCTACCTGAATGATGCCGCCCAGGGCTATGTCGGGGGGTTCGAGCAATCGGAGATCGACGCCCTGTACGAGTCCATGTCCGCGAGCTTCGTCTCCTGGGCGAGCGGTTTCGCGGCGGCGGCCATGGGCAACCCCGAGCGGCCCGAGCTGACGCAGGAGTTTATCCGGACCCTGTCCAGCATGCGGCCCGACATCGCCCGGTCCATCGCGCGCATCATCTTCCAGTCCGACCACCGGGAGGACTTGACCCGTTTGCAGACCCCCACGCTCATCCTCCAGGCGGGAGAGGACTTCGCCGTGCCCGACTCCGTGGCCCAGTACATGGCGCGGACCATCCCCCAGGCCACGCTGGTCTCCATCTCCGCCAGCGGGCACCTGCCCCACCTGAGCGCTCCCCAGGCGGTGAACCAGGCGCTCGACGCCTACCTCAGGTCCGCCGCCGCATGA
- a CDS encoding sensor histidine kinase — protein sequence MYTLLPWGIDCLSAHPRVPWDTLWIRCGWWGMSMASVLIWVQPWLDARSREWLRLATVLVVPNLAIAVVVWRLGGVQSPLFAWFCAMPIVGVLMATGNMRAAVVGAVTSVLSALSVLVLSGQPLLSVAVWGLLVALAGVMAVQATHFYVQLQRARAQEEVNRRQAQEMLEATHRRAVEADQLAQVGRLVAGVAHEVNNPLAFIQANLHFLHEQLPRQGASLEEFVEVVRETQDGVVRIQQIVRDLTGLARGSLELGPGDLSACQLHILIVESMRLASLRLRKLAMVVEVPPEVPLVQADARRLVQVLLNLLLNAADALEEARVATPRVVLQVSTTPEWVRVVVEDNGPGFSPEHLTQLFTPFFTTKAQGKGTGLGLAVSRQYMESFGGLLSAENQPSGGARFILSLRPA from the coding sequence ATGTACACCCTGCTGCCGTGGGGGATCGACTGTCTGTCGGCCCATCCGCGGGTGCCCTGGGACACGCTGTGGATCCGGTGCGGGTGGTGGGGGATGTCGATGGCCTCGGTGCTGATCTGGGTGCAGCCCTGGCTGGACGCGCGCAGCCGGGAGTGGCTCCGGCTGGCGACCGTGCTGGTGGTTCCCAATCTGGCGATCGCGGTGGTGGTCTGGAGGCTCGGCGGGGTGCAGAGCCCGCTGTTCGCCTGGTTCTGCGCGATGCCCATCGTGGGCGTCCTGATGGCGACGGGCAACATGCGGGCCGCGGTGGTGGGCGCGGTGACCAGCGTTCTGTCGGCGCTCAGCGTGCTGGTGCTCAGTGGCCAACCGCTCTTGTCCGTGGCGGTGTGGGGGCTGCTCGTGGCCCTGGCGGGGGTGATGGCGGTTCAGGCCACCCACTTCTATGTGCAGTTGCAGCGGGCGCGCGCCCAGGAGGAAGTGAACCGGCGGCAAGCGCAGGAGATGCTGGAGGCCACGCACCGGCGGGCGGTGGAGGCGGATCAACTGGCGCAGGTGGGGCGGCTGGTGGCGGGCGTGGCGCACGAGGTGAACAACCCCCTGGCCTTCATCCAGGCCAACCTGCACTTTCTCCACGAGCAGCTGCCGCGCCAGGGCGCCTCCCTCGAGGAGTTCGTGGAGGTGGTGAGGGAGACGCAGGATGGGGTGGTGCGCATCCAGCAGATCGTCCGGGACCTGACCGGGCTGGCGCGCGGCTCCCTGGAGCTGGGGCCGGGGGATCTGAGCGCTTGCCAACTGCACATCCTCATCGTGGAGAGCATGCGGCTGGCCTCGCTGCGGTTGAGGAAGCTGGCGATGGTGGTGGAGGTCCCCCCGGAGGTGCCCCTGGTCCAAGCCGACGCCCGGCGCCTGGTGCAGGTGCTGCTCAACCTGCTGCTCAACGCGGCGGACGCGCTCGAGGAGGCACGGGTGGCGACCCCCCGGGTGGTGCTCCAGGTGAGCACCACCCCCGAGTGGGTGCGGGTGGTGGTGGAGGACAACGGGCCGGGCTTCTCGCCCGAGCACCTGACGCAGCTCTTCACGCCCTTTTTCACCACCAAGGCCCAGGGGAAGGGGACGGGCCTGGGGCTGGCGGTTTCCCGTCAATACATGGAGAGCTTTGGTGGCTTGTTGAGCGCCGAGAATCAGCCCTCGGGGGGCGCGCGCTTCATCCTGTCCTTGCGGCCCGCCTGA
- a CDS encoding GIY-YIG nuclease family protein: MLRCRDGTLYTGATNNLERRLATHGKGRGAAYTRARLPVALVWSEPAVDRGAALRREAALKRLTRAEKLRLVGGQARRVRAAGMPPPTRG, translated from the coding sequence ATGCTGCGCTGCCGGGATGGGACGCTGTACACCGGCGCCACCAACAACCTGGAGCGCCGGTTGGCCACCCATGGAAAGGGGCGGGGCGCGGCGTACACCCGGGCGCGCCTTCCCGTGGCGCTCGTCTGGAGTGAGCCCGCGGTGGACCGGGGGGCCGCGCTGCGCCGGGAAGCCGCCCTCAAGCGATTGACCCGGGCCGAGAAGCTGCGGCTCGTGGGCGGCCAGGCGCGCAGGGTTCGTGCCGCTGGGATGCCGCCTCCTACCAGAGGGTGA
- a CDS encoding CBS domain-containing protein: MPHPHTDLEADGMQQQRAEEEETSCQAVAVLPTATLLSALQVMERHHVRLLPVLDETGRLLGLLSEAHILAAWGEDPLLPVSRVMEVCGGGEEPRQVRLIRATDLLEGMLEERGMS; this comes from the coding sequence ATGCCACATCCCCACACCGATCTGGAGGCCGATGGAATGCAGCAACAGCGTGCTGAAGAAGAAGAGACCTCCTGCCAAGCTGTCGCCGTTTTACCCACCGCGACGCTTTTGAGTGCCTTGCAGGTGATGGAGCGGCACCATGTCCGCCTGCTTCCCGTCCTGGATGAGACGGGGCGGCTGCTGGGGCTGCTCAGCGAGGCCCACATCTTGGCGGCCTGGGGCGAGGATCCCCTGTTGCCCGTGTCCCGGGTGATGGAGGTGTGTGGGGGAGGGGAAGAGCCGAGGCAGGTGCGGTTGATCCGGGCCACGGATCTGCTGGAGGGGATGCTGGAAGAGCGTGGGATGTCCTGA
- a CDS encoding alpha/beta hydrolase produces MADLFSRTVRPGGESPLTLTFRPDELYRVPTDDGASISLGRYHPRGERRYAEPVILCHGLGANRFHMDFDEHYSLARHLARAGFESWVLELRGRGLAGPGGEFTFDDQAEHDVRAALRTALSTGAKEVLWVGHSKGGLMLYAHLARNPQAPVRAAVALGSPFTFAVQPGLRLFIQRIEPLLRLKMIPTRRITGLAFFGAPPGPLTRYMMLAANMETDVVKRALANVPSDISGGVARQFARWIATNAFTSYDGGFDYRVPLAGARMPFLLLAGNKDLLAPPLAVARAQEHLGGPVKLVIAGRDHGFAEDYGHADLVLGRRAPDEIFPLLETFLAAHATRL; encoded by the coding sequence ATGGCAGATCTTTTCTCCCGGACGGTACGCCCAGGGGGAGAAAGTCCGCTGACCCTGACTTTCCGGCCCGACGAGCTGTACCGGGTGCCCACCGACGACGGGGCCTCCATCAGCTTGGGCCGCTACCACCCGCGGGGCGAGCGCCGCTACGCCGAGCCCGTCATTCTCTGCCACGGGCTGGGGGCGAACCGCTTCCACATGGACTTCGACGAGCACTACAGCCTGGCCCGGCACCTGGCCCGGGCGGGCTTCGAGTCCTGGGTGCTGGAGCTGCGGGGCCGGGGGCTGGCAGGACCCGGTGGGGAGTTCACCTTCGATGACCAGGCCGAGCACGATGTGCGCGCCGCCTTGCGCACCGCGCTGTCCACGGGGGCCAAGGAAGTGCTCTGGGTCGGCCACTCCAAGGGAGGGCTGATGCTGTATGCGCACCTGGCCCGCAACCCCCAGGCCCCCGTGCGCGCGGCGGTGGCCCTGGGCAGCCCCTTCACCTTCGCCGTGCAGCCCGGCCTGCGCCTCTTCATTCAACGCATCGAGCCATTGTTGCGACTCAAAATGATTCCCACCCGCCGCATCACCGGGTTGGCATTCTTCGGGGCGCCGCCGGGGCCGCTGACGCGCTACATGATGTTGGCGGCCAACATGGAGACGGACGTGGTGAAGCGGGCGCTGGCCAACGTGCCCTCGGACATCTCCGGAGGGGTGGCGCGGCAGTTCGCGCGGTGGATCGCCACCAACGCCTTCACCTCTTATGATGGTGGGTTCGACTACCGGGTGCCGCTGGCCGGGGCGCGGATGCCTTTCCTGCTGCTGGCGGGCAACAAGGACTTGCTGGCCCCGCCGCTGGCGGTGGCCCGGGCCCAGGAACACCTGGGAGGCCCCGTGAAGCTGGTCATCGCCGGAAGGGACCACGGCTTCGCGGAGGACTATGGCCACGCGGACCTGGTGCTCGGCCGCCGGGCGCCGGATGAAATCTTCCCGCTGCTGGAGACGTTCCTGGCGGCGCACGCCACCCGCCTCTAG
- a CDS encoding peptidylprolyl isomerase, which yields MPPTRSRAPLLVLCLLLGVVGCHKPPQEEPDANVVAMVNGEVLGRAEFEQELWRELSSAEGPERTPEEVEPFKRALLDTLIKRMLLLQQAKQYNLTVTPDEVDRRMLRLSGDYPAENFSEVLAQGQMSLAELRAREANRLIIEKLFTNHVYARVAVTEEELRAAYTAHEAEFQEPEQVHAAQLVVKGLDEARRVQAQLKAGKKFADLARRYSLSADAKVGGDLGFFPRGQMPPVFDEVVFNLRPGQVSDVVSTEYGYHLFRVLEFKPARKRDFVEVRAKVEAREVKRKQEEAHEAFEKALLDKAKLWVNERTLQSIRGRPVPQASAAKGR from the coding sequence ATGCCGCCCACCCGCTCCCGCGCCCCCCTGCTGGTCCTCTGCCTGCTCCTGGGCGTGGTGGGCTGCCACAAGCCGCCCCAGGAGGAGCCGGACGCCAACGTGGTGGCCATGGTGAACGGCGAGGTGCTCGGCCGGGCCGAGTTCGAGCAGGAGCTCTGGCGGGAGCTGTCCTCGGCCGAGGGGCCCGAGCGCACCCCGGAAGAGGTGGAGCCCTTCAAGCGGGCGCTGCTGGACACGTTGATCAAACGGATGCTGCTCTTGCAGCAGGCCAAGCAGTACAACCTCACCGTCACCCCGGACGAGGTGGACCGGCGCATGCTGCGGCTGTCGGGGGACTACCCCGCGGAGAACTTCAGCGAGGTGCTCGCCCAGGGGCAGATGTCGCTGGCGGAGCTGAGGGCGCGCGAGGCCAACCGGCTGATCATCGAGAAGCTCTTCACGAACCACGTGTACGCGCGCGTGGCGGTGACGGAGGAGGAGCTGCGCGCGGCCTACACGGCGCACGAGGCCGAGTTCCAGGAGCCTGAGCAGGTGCACGCCGCGCAGCTCGTGGTGAAGGGGCTGGACGAGGCGCGGCGGGTGCAAGCGCAGCTCAAGGCGGGCAAGAAGTTCGCGGACCTGGCGCGCCGCTACTCGCTGAGCGCGGATGCCAAGGTGGGAGGAGACCTGGGCTTCTTCCCGCGAGGGCAGATGCCGCCCGTGTTCGACGAGGTGGTGTTCAACCTGCGGCCCGGACAGGTCTCGGACGTGGTGTCCACGGAGTACGGCTACCACCTGTTCCGGGTGCTCGAGTTCAAGCCGGCGCGCAAGCGGGATTTCGTCGAGGTGCGTGCGAAGGTCGAGGCACGCGAGGTGAAGCGCAAGCAGGAAGAGGCGCACGAGGCCTTCGAGAAGGCGCTCCTGGACAAGGCGAAGCTCTGGGTGAACGAGCGCACGCTTCAGTCCATCCGCGGGCGGCCCGTGCCCCAGGCCTCGGCGGCCAAAGGAAGATGA
- a CDS encoding peptidylprolyl isomerase, which produces MKTKLGVIAAAALLWGGAARAELVDRVAAVVNRDIITLSEVNQRAAPELSRLAGEKDPRRRADGRAQILKQSLDVLIAEKLIEAEIRELGMTVSPSEVDEAMADVRKQNGVETPEQFEQLLQREGYTLKSYREFLSKQIARGRLMQMKVGPKVKVSEEDLKAAYAQYAKLEGGEAEVHARHILVSVDPKATQEQVDAAQKKAQAIAEEARRPGMDFASLARARSEGPSAEDGGDLGFFRRGVMVPAFEKTAFALKEGEVSEPIRTNFGWHVLKVEERRAVGVAPFEDLRAKLEQQLRQDKTEKYIDQYVQELRQKSSVEVKI; this is translated from the coding sequence ATGAAGACGAAGCTGGGTGTCATCGCGGCGGCCGCGCTCCTGTGGGGCGGTGCGGCACGTGCGGAGCTGGTGGACCGGGTCGCCGCGGTGGTCAACCGCGACATCATCACGCTGTCCGAGGTGAACCAGCGGGCCGCGCCCGAGCTGTCGCGGCTGGCGGGAGAGAAAGACCCGCGCAGGCGCGCGGACGGGCGGGCGCAGATCCTCAAGCAGTCGCTGGACGTGCTCATCGCCGAGAAGCTCATCGAGGCGGAGATCCGCGAGCTGGGGATGACGGTGTCGCCCTCGGAAGTGGACGAGGCGATGGCGGACGTGCGCAAGCAGAACGGCGTGGAGACGCCAGAGCAGTTCGAGCAGCTCTTGCAGCGCGAGGGCTACACGCTCAAGAGCTACCGGGAGTTTCTCAGCAAGCAGATCGCCCGCGGCCGGCTGATGCAGATGAAGGTGGGCCCCAAGGTGAAGGTGTCCGAGGAGGACCTGAAGGCGGCGTACGCGCAGTACGCGAAGCTGGAGGGCGGGGAGGCGGAGGTGCACGCGCGCCACATCCTCGTGTCGGTGGATCCGAAGGCGACGCAGGAGCAGGTGGACGCGGCGCAGAAGAAGGCGCAGGCCATCGCGGAAGAGGCACGGCGGCCGGGCATGGACTTCGCGTCGCTGGCGCGGGCGCGCAGCGAGGGCCCGAGCGCGGAGGATGGCGGGGACCTGGGGTTCTTCCGCCGGGGGGTGATGGTGCCCGCGTTCGAGAAGACGGCCTTCGCGCTGAAGGAGGGCGAGGTGAGCGAGCCCATCCGCACCAACTTCGGCTGGCACGTGCTGAAGGTGGAGGAGCGCCGCGCGGTGGGCGTGGCGCCTTTCGAGGACCTGCGGGCCAAGCTGGAGCAGCAGCTGCGCCAGGACAAGACGGAGAAGTACATCGACCAGTACGTGCAGGAGCTGCGGCAGAAGTCCTCCGTCGAGGTGAAGATCTGA
- the pdxA gene encoding 4-hydroxythreonine-4-phosphate dehydrogenase PdxA, which translates to MGPRLRVGISLGDVSGIGPEVTAAALALPRVRQALVPVVFGDGPTLERFALFRRYARTTPATLGRATEPTVCEVTALAEKDRVPGKPTREGGRAQYAYVTAAIEAARAGQVDALCTAPVSKEQISRAGIPFMGHTEVLAEAFGVEVLMLMDGPRVRVALATNHVPLSAVPKLLTVERLTAQLKLLSRSLLPVVGHRPRIAVLGLNPHAGEGGLLGREEVEILTPAIRQARAAKVDAHGPLPADGLFARPDAIPYDAVLAMYHDQGLIPAKALDFERTVNVTLGLPVPRTSPDHGTAYDIAGKGQASRVPMVEALLKAAQLAQPRPPRTRQG; encoded by the coding sequence GTGGGGCCCCGCCTCCGGGTGGGCATCTCGCTGGGGGATGTGTCGGGCATTGGCCCGGAGGTGACGGCGGCGGCGCTGGCGCTGCCCCGGGTGCGCCAGGCGCTCGTGCCGGTGGTGTTCGGCGACGGGCCCACGTTGGAGCGCTTCGCCCTCTTCCGCCGGTATGCGCGGACCACTCCAGCGACGCTGGGCCGGGCCACCGAGCCCACCGTGTGCGAGGTGACGGCGCTGGCGGAGAAGGACCGGGTGCCGGGCAAGCCCACGCGCGAGGGCGGCCGGGCGCAGTACGCCTACGTCACCGCGGCCATCGAGGCCGCGCGGGCCGGACAGGTGGACGCGCTGTGCACGGCGCCGGTGTCCAAGGAGCAGATCTCCCGCGCGGGCATCCCCTTCATGGGACACACCGAGGTGCTGGCGGAGGCCTTCGGCGTGGAGGTGCTGATGCTGATGGACGGGCCGCGGGTGCGCGTGGCGCTGGCCACCAACCACGTGCCCCTGTCCGCGGTGCCGAAGCTGCTCACGGTGGAGCGGCTCACCGCGCAGCTCAAGCTGCTGTCCCGCTCGCTGCTGCCCGTGGTGGGACACCGGCCCCGGATCGCCGTGCTGGGGCTCAACCCCCACGCGGGCGAAGGGGGGCTGCTGGGCCGCGAGGAGGTGGAGATCCTCACCCCCGCCATCCGCCAGGCGCGCGCCGCGAAGGTGGATGCGCACGGGCCCCTGCCAGCGGATGGTCTCTTCGCGCGGCCGGATGCCATCCCCTATGACGCGGTGCTGGCGATGTACCACGACCAGGGGCTCATCCCGGCCAAGGCGCTGGACTTCGAGCGCACGGTGAACGTGACGCTGGGGCTGCCGGTGCCTCGGACCTCGCCAGACCACGGCACCGCGTATGACATCGCGGGCAAGGGACAGGCGAGCCGCGTGCCCATGGTGGAAGCGCTGCTCAAGGCGGCCCAGCTCGCCCAGCCCAGGCCCCCACGCACCCGGCAAGGCTGA
- a CDS encoding AgmX/PglI C-terminal domain-containing protein: MGSHQMGWSGQPSSKDEAYEAEPDGVVSAEVHDALGEDLDAYLDRELLRQPAPEPKPTPRAAPPPPKPRKSLQGMLALAAEEERWLCTKPGPDGRPEPPQKGGASSKGVKPQEVSATQTTQVLLPDLAWGDEPAPLSEEERSSLQKPWKSLEETLRPQGPRRRPIGKWVGMGAGALGVLAAGVMWARSSGPRQAEVAAAYVPAGTVAAVVPGPAAREKPSARNVPPAPPAPPVARAVAPVAVAPVAVAPVAVVPVAKAVPPPPAPEPSKLDSAEALDAEFAKKLSVADKRSAQAPARRAAPGWGPSASRDEEEDEDADSAGANADLPERLDPGEIQSVVVANQPAIASCIRRHKEAPGNEGGSFVLRWTILASGSTAQVGMATEEMRGTPLARCIEGLVRGWKFPRHRVQQAPIQFPFRF, from the coding sequence ATGGGCAGTCATCAGATGGGGTGGAGTGGGCAGCCCAGCTCGAAGGACGAGGCCTATGAGGCAGAGCCCGACGGCGTTGTCTCCGCCGAGGTGCATGACGCGCTCGGAGAAGATCTGGATGCCTATCTGGATCGCGAACTGCTCCGTCAGCCTGCTCCCGAGCCAAAGCCCACTCCCCGTGCCGCGCCGCCTCCCCCGAAGCCCCGGAAGAGCCTTCAGGGCATGCTCGCGTTGGCGGCCGAGGAGGAGCGGTGGCTGTGCACGAAGCCGGGGCCAGATGGACGGCCCGAGCCCCCTCAGAAAGGCGGCGCTTCTTCCAAAGGCGTGAAGCCCCAGGAGGTGAGCGCGACCCAGACCACGCAAGTGCTGCTGCCGGATCTCGCGTGGGGGGATGAGCCCGCGCCGCTGTCCGAGGAGGAGCGCTCCTCTTTGCAGAAGCCGTGGAAGTCTCTTGAAGAGACCCTCCGGCCGCAGGGTCCCCGCCGCCGCCCGATCGGGAAGTGGGTGGGGATGGGGGCGGGCGCCTTGGGGGTGCTGGCCGCTGGAGTGATGTGGGCGCGGTCCTCGGGGCCCCGTCAGGCGGAAGTGGCGGCGGCCTATGTGCCCGCGGGCACCGTCGCGGCGGTGGTCCCTGGGCCGGCTGCGCGGGAGAAGCCCTCGGCCCGGAACGTGCCACCCGCCCCTCCCGCGCCGCCGGTGGCCCGGGCCGTGGCCCCGGTGGCCGTGGCCCCGGTGGCCGTGGCTCCGGTGGCCGTGGTCCCGGTGGCCAAGGCCGTGCCTCCCCCTCCCGCGCCGGAGCCCTCCAAGCTGGACTCCGCCGAGGCGCTGGACGCGGAGTTCGCCAAGAAGCTCAGCGTTGCCGACAAGCGGAGCGCCCAGGCCCCCGCGCGGCGGGCCGCGCCCGGGTGGGGGCCCTCGGCGTCCAGAGACGAGGAGGAGGACGAGGACGCGGACAGCGCCGGGGCCAACGCGGATCTTCCCGAGCGCCTGGATCCGGGAGAGATCCAGAGCGTGGTGGTGGCCAATCAGCCCGCGATCGCCTCGTGCATCCGCCGCCACAAGGAGGCCCCGGGCAATGAGGGCGGCTCCTTCGTGCTGCGCTGGACCATCCTGGCCAGTGGCTCGACCGCGCAGGTGGGCATGGCGACCGAGGAGATGCGCGGCACGCCGCTGGCCCGCTGCATCGAGGGGCTCGTGCGGGGCTGGAAGTTCCCGCGCCACCGGGTTCAGCAGGCGCCCATCCAGTTCCCCTTCCGGTTCTGA